In one Micromonospora polyrhachis genomic region, the following are encoded:
- a CDS encoding GntR family transcriptional regulator → MSDRADRRPPSRRIADELRAAIMDGTLAEGDQLPSERELAARYATARNTAREALNILQAEGLAVAQQGRGVFVRRRRHLMRLGRNRYSRQARAETGLSPFRIEVERQGRTPHTECRSVTTNLPPADVAERLNLADGQEIVRRENWYFADDEPVQIGITYIPVAVAAESVLATEKKLGKGSIYQRFEDLGYPIVRIREEVSARMPTPEEVENLAMPRGVPVIEVLHTSIDNQGRPFEVTRFVMRADLNGLDYEMSVDD, encoded by the coding sequence ATGAGTGATCGGGCAGACCGACGGCCTCCCAGCCGCCGGATCGCCGACGAGCTACGGGCCGCGATCATGGACGGCACCCTTGCGGAGGGCGATCAGCTCCCGTCCGAGCGAGAACTGGCAGCGAGGTATGCCACCGCTCGGAACACTGCGCGTGAGGCGTTGAACATCCTGCAAGCTGAGGGCCTTGCCGTGGCTCAACAGGGGCGAGGTGTCTTCGTACGTCGGCGTCGTCACCTGATGCGGCTCGGTCGGAACCGATACTCCCGGCAAGCCCGGGCCGAAACCGGACTGTCGCCGTTCCGCATCGAGGTCGAGCGTCAAGGCCGGACTCCGCACACCGAATGCCGGTCGGTGACAACAAACTTGCCACCTGCCGATGTCGCCGAGCGGCTGAACCTGGCCGATGGCCAGGAGATAGTTCGCCGAGAAAACTGGTACTTCGCCGACGATGAGCCTGTCCAGATCGGGATCACGTACATCCCCGTCGCCGTGGCGGCAGAGTCAGTGCTGGCCACCGAGAAGAAGCTTGGCAAGGGCAGCATCTATCAGCGCTTCGAAGACTTGGGGTACCCGATCGTCCGCATCCGCGAAGAGGTCAGCGCCCGCATGCCCACGCCGGAAGAGGTCGAGAACCTCGCAATGCCGCGTGGCGTGCCCGTAATCGAAGTACTCCACACCAGCATCGACAATCAGGGCCGACCGTTCGAGGTGACCCGCTTCGTCATGCGTGCCGACCTGAACGGCCTGGACTACGAGATGTCCGTTGATGACTGA
- a CDS encoding MFS transporter has translation MFAPGYPASTRPPMVRPLWSLPGPALGALLGAALLTAPIGPLGSAIQHDLGLTAAATAATMIAPYAVASAALIVPGYLLGRRWPTAVVVPALLFLLLGSVVNAFAPGAAVMAVARVVGGLGAGAVLGVVLGLSGQLGRMRSQARLVLGITLGAALLLGPVVTGILTQILAWRYALLIPALLVVAIALAVTVVTGIVMLVQRGSQPSPPAAPATTTPLPSEPQSPLADSAGR, from the coding sequence ATGTTCGCCCCCGGATACCCCGCATCAACCCGGCCGCCGATGGTTCGCCCGCTCTGGTCGCTTCCTGGGCCAGCCCTCGGCGCGCTGCTCGGCGCCGCACTGCTCACCGCGCCGATCGGACCGCTGGGCAGCGCGATCCAGCACGACCTCGGACTGACCGCCGCAGCCACGGCGGCGACCATGATCGCACCGTACGCGGTGGCAAGCGCCGCCCTGATCGTGCCTGGCTACCTGCTCGGCCGGCGATGGCCCACCGCAGTTGTAGTGCCGGCGCTGCTGTTCCTGCTCCTCGGGAGCGTGGTGAACGCCTTCGCGCCGGGGGCTGCGGTGATGGCGGTCGCTCGGGTCGTCGGCGGGCTGGGCGCCGGGGCCGTTCTCGGCGTCGTTCTCGGCCTGTCCGGTCAACTGGGCCGCATGCGTTCTCAGGCCCGACTGGTGCTCGGAATCACGCTCGGCGCTGCGCTCCTGCTCGGCCCCGTCGTCACCGGCATCCTGACGCAGATACTGGCCTGGCGATATGCGCTATTGATCCCCGCACTACTGGTTGTCGCCATCGCACTGGCCGTTACAGTCGTGACCGGCATCGTCATGTTGGTTCAGCGCGGGTCCCAACCAAGCCCGCCGGCCGCCCCGGCCACGACAACGCCACTCCCCAGCGAACCCCAGTCTCCGCTGGCAGATTCAGCCGGTCGCTGA
- a CDS encoding TetR/AcrR family transcriptional regulator, whose amino-acid sequence MTSRSRGRPRDPHADELIMKTALELFVERGVEGANFEQIAKRAGVAKVTIYRRWSSKEELLTQAIEQARTLVPEAEIWASTDTSAQQPDQRLMYSWTGTLGDPRFRAALAQLIGSSVSHPALLATYREQYIQPRRQLILTALEHAKKEGKLAEDTDIAAVVDMVVGAAMYRMLIDPTAATDPAATRRYLDNVIRHANRLLQPESEVQT is encoded by the coding sequence ATGACCAGCCGTTCCCGGGGCAGGCCCCGCGACCCCCACGCCGACGAGCTGATCATGAAGACCGCGCTGGAGTTGTTCGTGGAACGCGGGGTCGAGGGCGCAAACTTCGAGCAGATCGCCAAACGTGCCGGAGTGGCCAAGGTGACGATCTACCGACGCTGGTCCTCGAAAGAGGAACTGCTGACCCAGGCCATCGAGCAAGCCCGTACCCTCGTCCCGGAAGCAGAGATCTGGGCATCGACGGACACATCAGCGCAGCAGCCCGATCAGCGGCTGATGTACTCCTGGACGGGCACCCTCGGCGACCCGCGATTCCGGGCCGCACTCGCCCAACTCATCGGCTCCAGCGTCAGCCACCCCGCTCTGCTTGCCACCTACCGCGAGCAGTACATCCAGCCCCGGCGCCAGCTCATCCTTACCGCGCTTGAGCACGCCAAGAAGGAAGGAAAGCTAGCCGAGGACACCGATATCGCCGCTGTCGTCGACATGGTCGTGGGCGCGGCCATGTACCGCATGCTCATCGACCCCACGGCGGCGACCGACCCCGCCGCCACGCGCCGATACCTGGACAACGTCATCCGCCACGCCAACCGGCTGCTCCAGCCCGAGAGCGAGGTGCAGACTTGA
- a CDS encoding class I SAM-dependent methyltransferase, with translation MTAVALRQVFDSDEQGGRRVLDYLSTVLDGFTCDRLGRAGVAWGGRCWVVGAGNGSVAGWLGDRIGPTGEVIATGLCPDLVRSHPRVTVVGRNDERDPLLGGVFDLVHARLVFAGWPQRWELVHRYARALGPGKPLVIEDWGRWSGLVLSSPVPDAAGIYCRFRSALAEVFTESGGDLYWVTHTAEAMVDAGLVDVDTAVYARSWRGGTAGCLLPLTVARTLRGPLLEAGVDAEDLDALAEVLTHPETVLLGDTVFSTIGRRQHT, from the coding sequence ATGACGGCTGTTGCGTTGCGTCAGGTGTTCGACAGTGATGAGCAGGGCGGGCGGCGGGTGTTGGACTACCTGTCGACGGTCCTGGACGGGTTCACCTGCGACCGGTTAGGCAGGGCGGGGGTTGCCTGGGGCGGTCGGTGTTGGGTGGTGGGTGCGGGGAACGGGTCGGTGGCCGGCTGGTTGGGGGATCGGATCGGTCCGACAGGTGAAGTAATCGCCACCGGGCTCTGTCCGGATCTGGTCCGGTCGCATCCTCGGGTGACGGTGGTCGGCCGGAACGACGAGCGTGATCCGTTGTTGGGTGGGGTGTTCGATTTGGTGCATGCCCGGTTGGTGTTCGCCGGCTGGCCACAGAGGTGGGAACTCGTGCACCGGTACGCACGGGCGCTCGGCCCAGGAAAGCCGCTGGTAATCGAGGACTGGGGCCGCTGGTCGGGGCTGGTGTTGTCGTCCCCGGTTCCGGACGCGGCCGGTATCTACTGCCGGTTTCGTTCCGCCCTCGCGGAGGTGTTCACCGAGTCGGGCGGTGACCTGTATTGGGTGACTCACACGGCCGAGGCGATGGTGGATGCGGGGTTGGTGGATGTCGACACCGCTGTTTATGCCCGGTCGTGGCGGGGCGGCACGGCGGGGTGTTTGTTGCCGTTGACGGTGGCCCGCACGCTGCGCGGCCCGCTGCTGGAGGCCGGTGTCGACGCCGAGGACCTGGACGCGTTGGCGGAGGTGTTGACGCATCCGGAGACCGTGCTGCTGGGCGACACGGTCTTCTCTACCATCGGCCGCCGTCAACACACCTGA
- a CDS encoding DMT family transporter yields MTDSPTISRAGLVRVATLALLWGSGFLWIKLALRGFNPVQIVFGRLLLGFVVLMPIALSRGLRFPRGWRIWGHLFVAALIANAIPYVLFGVAEETIGSNVAGVLNATTPLWTLLLAFTIGVDRTVTRWKAAGFALGFLGVVAIFSPWRTADEIASWGGVLCLAAAASYAVSYIYMSRYLTGRGISPLMLSTSQLGAATVLLAAAIPIAGLEPPAWRADAVLSLLILGALGTGIAYVLNYRIIQDEGPTAASAVTYLLPIVAVFLGWLALREAITIWIVLGTILVLVGVTLSRRQPTSASGS; encoded by the coding sequence ATGACTGACAGTCCGACCATCAGCCGGGCAGGGCTGGTCCGGGTAGCGACCCTGGCACTGCTGTGGGGATCGGGCTTCCTCTGGATCAAGCTCGCACTGCGCGGCTTCAACCCGGTACAAATCGTCTTCGGCCGGCTCCTGCTCGGGTTCGTCGTACTGATGCCCATCGCCCTGTCCCGTGGCCTACGTTTCCCACGAGGCTGGCGCATCTGGGGACACCTGTTCGTCGCCGCCCTGATCGCCAACGCGATCCCCTACGTCCTGTTCGGCGTAGCCGAGGAAACCATCGGCTCGAACGTGGCCGGCGTGCTCAACGCAACGACCCCGCTGTGGACCCTGCTACTCGCCTTCACCATCGGGGTCGACCGTACGGTCACCAGGTGGAAGGCCGCCGGGTTCGCCCTCGGGTTCCTTGGCGTGGTCGCCATCTTCTCGCCCTGGAGAACCGCAGACGAGATCGCAAGCTGGGGCGGTGTCCTCTGCCTCGCCGCCGCTGCCAGCTACGCGGTCAGCTACATCTACATGAGCCGCTATCTCACCGGCCGGGGAATCAGCCCTCTCATGCTGTCGACCAGCCAACTCGGCGCAGCCACCGTCCTGCTTGCTGCGGCGATCCCAATCGCTGGGCTGGAACCACCCGCCTGGCGAGCCGACGCCGTGTTGAGCCTGCTCATACTCGGTGCACTCGGCACCGGGATCGCGTACGTCCTGAACTACCGGATCATCCAGGACGAGGGACCAACTGCCGCCTCTGCCGTCACGTATCTCCTGCCGATCGTCGCGGTGTTCCTCGGCTGGCTCGCCCTGCGCGAAGCAATCACCATCTGGATCGTGCTCGGCACCATCCTGGTCCTCGTCGGCGTCACACTCAGCCGGAGGCAGCCAACGAGCGCCAGCGGCAGTTGA
- a CDS encoding DddA-like double-stranded DNA deaminase toxin — translation MSIAEIGAALQAVVDAVTEQRKGLVHVADSLQQARDRFHAITATSGHHLVGETLRQQTQAIDRLREAETLLSAVPAALAEFATAIGATVRLVGQHRPTVPSSYGDSPTPVAVTSEPPVPAAVVRLAGWLTPWREGENVRGYAFDSDRRHLNNELFSSGRLKAAAHGLRPVRGGGHPVTVTDHVEGHVAARLRAENGPRDVTLVINKRRVTTGRSAVTSSYRTSSRQVHVLPCTWWTPVDFGYTASMRAPGRESHRDLTDDLDRQPPNGVDSQRGRGGS, via the coding sequence GTGAGCATCGCCGAAATCGGTGCCGCGCTGCAGGCGGTAGTAGACGCTGTCACAGAACAGCGAAAGGGTCTGGTCCACGTTGCCGATAGCCTCCAGCAAGCCCGCGACCGGTTTCACGCCATCACCGCCACCTCAGGGCATCATCTCGTCGGCGAGACGCTACGCCAACAGACACAGGCAATAGACCGGCTACGAGAGGCAGAGACGCTGCTCAGCGCCGTACCGGCAGCGCTCGCCGAGTTCGCGACAGCGATCGGAGCAACCGTACGACTGGTAGGACAACACCGGCCGACGGTGCCGAGCAGCTATGGCGACAGCCCGACGCCCGTTGCGGTCACCTCCGAACCGCCCGTTCCGGCAGCGGTAGTCCGTCTTGCCGGTTGGCTGACACCTTGGCGCGAGGGGGAAAACGTCAGGGGTTACGCCTTCGACAGCGACCGCCGGCACCTGAACAACGAGCTCTTTTCCAGTGGCCGACTGAAGGCCGCCGCCCACGGTCTGCGCCCGGTACGCGGCGGTGGTCATCCCGTCACGGTCACCGACCATGTTGAGGGTCATGTCGCCGCGCGCCTACGGGCAGAAAACGGTCCCCGAGATGTCACTCTGGTGATCAACAAGCGCCGTGTGACGACCGGCCGTTCGGCTGTGACCAGCTCCTACCGCACGTCATCCCGTCAGGTGCACGTCTTACCGTGTACGTGGTGGACGCCAGTGGACTTCGGCTACACCGCATCTATGAGGGCACCGGGAAGGGAATCGCATCGTGACCTTACAGATGATCTGGACCGGCAACCGCCGAACGGTGTCGACTCCCAACGAGGTCGAGGCGGCTCTTGA
- a CDS encoding Imm1 family immunity protein gives MIWTGNRRTVSTPNEVEAALDEILAQAAVSVLPLAVTVIPPSGSDHSPFDEDFPDCLEVGLGHPDRAFVRWIGAGGGYGYEPALTAGPADVRFDYGGQPIHPDPHELRVSPSVARRAVHEFAATGKRPNLLQWLREGDDNR, from the coding sequence ATGATCTGGACCGGCAACCGCCGAACGGTGTCGACTCCCAACGAGGTCGAGGCGGCTCTTGACGAGATCCTTGCCCAAGCAGCGGTCAGCGTGCTGCCACTCGCTGTCACGGTCATCCCGCCCAGCGGGTCAGACCACTCCCCGTTCGATGAGGATTTCCCTGACTGCCTCGAAGTCGGCCTCGGCCACCCGGACCGAGCCTTCGTCAGGTGGATCGGTGCAGGTGGCGGCTACGGGTACGAACCTGCCCTCACCGCCGGCCCGGCGGATGTCCGATTCGACTACGGCGGGCAGCCCATACACCCCGATCCCCACGAGCTTCGGGTAAGCCCATCCGTCGCCCGACGCGCCGTACACGAATTTGCCGCAACCGGTAAGCGCCCCAACCTCTTACAGTGGCTCCGGGAGGGTGACGACAACCGCTGA
- a CDS encoding TetR/AcrR family transcriptional regulator, with protein sequence MRADARKNYDQLLAVARAVVTEEGADASLRDIARRAGVGLGTLYRHFPTREALLEALLRTSFDELAAKAAELETSGSAGDSLVSWLRDFVASAENYRGVIASMVAAISDPESALHASCVAMRAAGARLLTRAQTEGAARADIDGTDLYALAGALAWVGDQPALAPRADHLFDVIASAILTNPATTR encoded by the coding sequence ATGCGAGCTGACGCCAGGAAGAACTACGACCAGCTACTCGCGGTGGCGCGCGCTGTCGTGACCGAGGAAGGTGCCGACGCGTCGCTGCGCGACATCGCCCGCAGGGCTGGCGTCGGGCTGGGTACGCTGTACCGCCACTTCCCCACCCGGGAAGCCCTGCTTGAGGCCCTGCTTCGGACGAGCTTCGACGAGCTGGCAGCAAAGGCAGCCGAACTCGAGACGTCGGGCTCGGCCGGGGATTCCCTCGTGTCGTGGCTACGCGATTTCGTCGCGTCCGCAGAAAACTATCGGGGCGTCATAGCCTCGATGGTGGCCGCCATCTCGGACCCGGAATCCGCGCTGCACGCCTCGTGTGTGGCGATGAGAGCTGCGGGCGCCCGGCTCCTCACCCGCGCTCAGACCGAAGGCGCGGCGCGGGCCGACATCGACGGCACCGACCTGTACGCGCTGGCCGGAGCGCTCGCGTGGGTTGGTGACCAACCCGCGCTCGCACCCCGTGCCGATCACCTCTTCGACGTCATCGCCAGCGCGATCCTGACGAATCCAGCGACAACCCGCTGA
- a CDS encoding NADP-dependent oxidoreductase — translation MPPNMMKAIRLHEHGGPEVLRYEEVPVPELKPGEVLVRVHAVGINPPDWYLRDGMANLPPETRPKFDLPVIPGTDVSGVVEAIAANVDGFSVGDEVFGLLRFPSFDASAYAEYVAAPAFDLARKPPNIDHVHAAGAPMAGLTAWQFLIELGHDHPSPFQAARHHPVALDAGKTVLVNGAAGGVGHFAVQLAKWKGARVIAVASGTHESFLHKLGVDEFLDYTRSRPEETVRDVDLVVDTAGTRESSRLLRTLKRGGALFPVFLGKYDSEEIARRGVTVSGTQVRPNGPQLAELGQLLDASTVRVAIDSTFPLAEARAAHERAARGHIQGKIVLTVA, via the coding sequence ATGCCACCGAACATGATGAAGGCAATCCGGCTGCATGAGCACGGGGGCCCCGAGGTGCTGCGTTACGAGGAGGTCCCGGTTCCCGAGCTGAAGCCGGGTGAGGTGCTCGTCCGCGTACACGCGGTCGGCATCAACCCTCCCGACTGGTACCTGCGCGACGGAATGGCCAACCTGCCTCCGGAGACGAGGCCGAAGTTCGACCTGCCCGTGATTCCCGGGACGGACGTGTCGGGCGTCGTCGAAGCCATCGCCGCAAATGTGGACGGCTTCTCGGTCGGCGACGAGGTATTCGGGCTCCTTCGCTTCCCCAGCTTCGACGCCAGTGCCTATGCCGAGTACGTGGCCGCGCCCGCGTTTGACCTGGCACGCAAGCCGCCCAACATCGATCACGTACATGCCGCAGGAGCGCCCATGGCGGGGCTCACCGCGTGGCAGTTCCTGATCGAGCTCGGACACGATCATCCGTCGCCGTTCCAAGCGGCCCGGCATCACCCGGTCGCCCTCGATGCCGGCAAGACGGTGCTCGTCAATGGCGCCGCCGGCGGCGTGGGGCACTTCGCGGTGCAGTTGGCGAAGTGGAAGGGTGCACGCGTCATCGCGGTGGCATCGGGCACACATGAGTCGTTCCTGCACAAGCTCGGCGTTGACGAATTCCTCGACTACACCAGGAGCCGTCCCGAGGAGACCGTGCGCGACGTCGACCTCGTTGTCGATACGGCCGGCACTCGCGAAAGCAGTCGTTTGCTTCGCACACTCAAGCGTGGCGGCGCGTTGTTCCCGGTGTTCTTAGGTAAGTACGACTCCGAAGAGATCGCAAGGCGGGGTGTCACAGTCTCGGGCACCCAGGTTCGCCCGAACGGTCCGCAGCTTGCCGAACTCGGACAACTGCTCGACGCGAGCACGGTTCGCGTCGCCATCGACAGCACGTTCCCGCTCGCCGAGGCGCGAGCGGCGCACGAACGAGCCGCCCGGGGCCACATCCAGGGCAAGATCGTGCTCACCGTCGCGTAA